Proteins encoded within one genomic window of Haematobia irritans isolate KBUSLIRL chromosome 5, ASM5000362v1, whole genome shotgun sequence:
- the LOC142240321 gene encoding uncharacterized protein LOC142240321, translated as MSENAETTQQKMDRRKKRTSTNQYMMYIEMMEKDPIFATGRVPRDYDTHYLARKWKELSDKLNGCSNGPTLTSEEWRKRLNDWKNTTRCKYRRSVTGEKDITMTSLEMRALDLFGKVPPQNTPEQISIHFKSEKEEDIDDMEHMPTTETFQKQLQAAVEEAIGDEEGEPIVENEQDDQEEIVPEHGHHSSVTHSGNVGQNNGHSGGGSNAPTTYRTIVVEDSTYHDEDNSPDEQLEYITHRRTGSGVQTVVTSPSGTVTKLINGDIPLKRLRSQISDQIIYEVKKAPHSSRPTTFTVSHPHIQHHQQHHQQTQSHHHQQQHHSIVQEVPASSSSTAALGGQLFASQDVREVARQLKRLADIKTEKLKFEIARYKYNNPGFNYNFNPL; from the exons ATGTCAGAAAATGCGGAAACAACACAACAGAAAATGGATCGTCGCAAAAAGCGTACATCCACCAATCAATATATGATGTATATTGAAATGATGGAAAAGGATCCTATCTTTGCCACAGGTAGAGTTCCGCGCGATTATGACACTCATTATCTTGCTCGCAAGTGGAAGGAACTATCTGACAAACTCAATGGTTGTTCCAATGGTCCAACATTAACCTCGGAGGAATGGCGTAAG CGACTTAATGATTGGAAAAATACAACACGCTGCAAGTATAGGCGCAGTGTTACTGGAGAAAAGGACATTACTATGACCTCTTTGGAAATGCGTGCCCTGGATTTATTTGGCAAAGTCCCCCCTCAGAATACACCCGAGCAGATTTCAATACATTTCAAGTCGGAAAAAGAGGAAGACATCGACGACATGGAACACATGCCGACGACGGAAACATTCCAAAAACAATTACAAGCTGCCGTTGAAGAAGCTATTGGGGATGAAGAAGGCGAGCCAATTGTGGAAAACGAACAGGATGACCAGGAAGAAATCGTACCGGAACACGGACACCATAGCTCTGTTACACATTCAGGAAATGTTGGACAAAATAATGGGCACTCGGGTGGAGGAAGTAATGCACCGACAACTTATCGTACTATTGTTGTCGAAGATTCAACATACCACGATGAAGACAATAGTCCAGACGAACAATTGGAATATATAACACACCGTCGAACCGGATCTGGAGTTCAAACTGTGGTTACTTCGCCATCGGGGACAGTAACAAAGTTGATCAATGGAGATATACCACTGAAGAGGTTACGATCACAAATATCCGATCAAATCATATATGAGG TAAAAAAAGCGCCACATTCATCTCGACCTACTACATTTACGGTCTCACATCCTCATATACAACATCACCAACAGCATCATCAGCAAACTCAaagtcatcatcatcaacaacaacaccatAGCATAGTTCAAGAGGTGCCTGCATCTTCTTCGTCAACGGCAGCACTTGGTGGCCAGTTATTTGCTTCGCAGGATGTACGTGAAGTGGCACGACAATTAAAGCGATTGGCTGATATCAAGACCGAAAAGCTCAAATTCGAGATTGCCcgttataaatataataaccCGGGTTTTAACTATAACTTCAATCCGTTATAG